GCCCGGGGGCGAGGTCCGCATCGTGGGCAGTGCCCTGAAGCCGCCTTCGCTGGGCCGGCCGCGCGTTCGGTTCGGCGAGGTGGAAGGCTCGGTCGTCATCAGCTCGGAAGATTTTCTGGTGGCCCGCGTCCCGGAGGGCGCCGTGGCCGGGCCGGTTGTGGTTTCCACCAACGGACACAATTCGAACGCGCATCATGTGGAAGTGGCGTTTCCCGTGGCGGAGAATCTTCACCCCGTAGCCAATCCCGCGCTCGACGCCGAAGGCAACATCTACGTGACCTTTTCCGGCTCACGCGGGCAAAAGGTCCCGGTCTCGGTCTACAAGATCGACACGCACTACAACGTGAAGCCGTTCCTGACGGACGTGATGAACGCCACCGCGATGGCGTTCGACCGTGAAGGCCGCCTGTACCTGACCTCGCGTTACGACGGCACGGTCTACCGCGTAGCGTCGAACGGCACACTCTCCACCTACGCCGAAGGCATGGGCATCGCTACCGGGATGGCGTTCGACCGCGAGGGCAACCTGTACGTCGGCGACCGAAGCGGCACCATTTTCAAGATCGCCCCGGACCGGCAGATCTTCGTGTTCGCCACTATTGAGCCGAGTATCGCCGCGTACCATCTGGCGTTCGGGACGGACGGCCATCTGTACGTGACCGGCCCGACCACGTCGAGCTTTGATGTCGTGTACCGCATCAGCCCCGCCGGGGACGTCTCCGTGTTCTACCGCGGACTGGGACGACCCCAGGGCATCGCTTTCGATGTCCACGGCAACCTGTACGTAGCGGCATCGCTGGGGGGCAAGCGCGGCATCGTGAAGATCGCGCCCGACGGACAGGCCTCCCTGGCGGTGGCCGGCTACGGCCTGGTAGGGCTGGCGTTTGCCCCCGGGAAGTCGGCCATCCTGGCGACTACGAATGCCGTGCACCATCTGGCGTGGGGAATCCAAGGGAAGCCGCTAATCGACTGACCGAGTGAGTCCTTGCTTCATTGAAGCATTGGAAAGGCTGTGGAAGCGGTCCGGGAGTGGCATGTCCCGCCCTGATTATTCGTGACTCAATGAGAAAATGATCCATGTCCGTCTCCGCCGAGATCATCGCCGTCGGCTCTGAGTTGCTCACTCCTTTCCGCCAGGACACGAATTCCCTGTTTCTCACCGAGCAACTGAACCGCCTGGGAGTCGAGGTCATTTTCAAGACCATCGTCGGCGATAACCGCGGACACATCGAGGAAACCGTACGGCTGGCGCTCGACCGGGCGGACGTGATCCTGATCTCCGGCGGCCTGGGCCCGACCGAGGACGATCTCACCCGCGAGGCCGTGGCCGCCGCGCTGGGACGGGAACTCAAGCGTGACCCGGGCCTGGTGGGCGAGCTCTATGCGCGCTTCGCGGCACGTCGCATCAAGATGCCGGAGAACAACCTGCGCCAAGCCGACCTGGTGGCGGGCGCTAAAGCGATACCCAACCCCAGGGGTTCCGCTCCGGGACAGTGGATCGAAGGCACGCTGGACGGGCGCGAGAAGATCGTGCTCCTGCTTCCCGGACCGCCGGTCGAATTGGAGCCGATGTTTCTCGACCACTGCGCCGAGCGTTTGCGCGCGAAGCTGCCGCAGGTGTTCATCGCCACACGGGTGCTCAAGGTGGCGATGGTTCCTGAATCGCAGCTCGATTCCAGAGTGGCGCCCATCTACAGCAAGCAACTGCGGGTGCAGACCACGATTTTGGCGTCGCCCGGGGAGTGTCAACTTCACCTGCGGGCTCGCGCCGTCTCGCAGGAAGAGGCGCAGCAACTGGTGGACGACCTGGCGGAGGAACTTGAGGACGAGCTGGGCGACCTGATCTTCTCCCGCGAAGGGGAAACGCTGGAGCAGATCGTCGGCTACTACCTGCAGATGAGACAAGCGACGCTGGCGGTGGCTGAATCGTGCACAGGTGGGATGATCGGACAGCGCATCACTTCTGTGAGCGGCAGCTCGCGCTACTTCGTGGGCGGCACGATCGTGTATTCGAACGAATTGAAGACCAAGCTGGCAGGCGTCCCGGCGAAACTCATCAAGGCGCACGGCGCGGTGAGCCGCGAGGTGGCTTCTGCGCTGGCGGAGGGCGTGCGCGAAAAAGCAAAAGCCCGGATGGGGCTGGCGGTCACGGGAATCGCCGG
This genomic stretch from Terriglobales bacterium harbors:
- a CDS encoding competence/damage-inducible protein A translates to MSVSAEIIAVGSELLTPFRQDTNSLFLTEQLNRLGVEVIFKTIVGDNRGHIEETVRLALDRADVILISGGLGPTEDDLTREAVAAALGRELKRDPGLVGELYARFAARRIKMPENNLRQADLVAGAKAIPNPRGSAPGQWIEGTLDGREKIVLLLPGPPVELEPMFLDHCAERLRAKLPQVFIATRVLKVAMVPESQLDSRVAPIYSKQLRVQTTILASPGECQLHLRARAVSQEEAQQLVDDLAEELEDELGDLIFSREGETLEQIVGYYLQMRQATLAVAESCTGGMIGQRITSVSGSSRYFVGGTIVYSNELKTKLAGVPAKLIKAHGAVSREVASALAEGVREKAKARMGLAVTGIAGPTGGTEEKPVGLVFHALADGKKTEVIERKFPGDREMVRRLASQQALDMVRRRLL